TGCTTCACGTTGACCTTTCAACCATTAGTTcctcctgtttttgtttctgagaCTGTCTATGCCCTGTTTTGCTGCCTTGTTCTggtttttttactttgtgcttGTGCTTATTTTGTGAATTTTGCCTTTGGATGCCCTGCAACCTTTGCATTGCTGACTGCCTTCCTGTGTCTGACCTCTGCTTGGATTAAAACTGAGACTGTTGATTTGAACTTTGCGTTTTGCCTGATTCCTGAATGTGAGTCTCTGCTCTTGGTCCAGTCATCACAGCATCTTGGCGCGAGCAAAAACATTTAAGTCAGATAACTAACAAAAGaaattaacaaagaaaacagtctGCTTTGGTGGTGGACTTGTGTcctctttttatgtttttctgtgaagGGGACATCTACAGCAAGTCCCCCCTCTTTCATCCACATCTCTGTACATCAAAGTGCTGCATAAACTGTTGACTTTCCCACATAGGtctcacagtcacagcagcccAGTCAGGGAGCTCCCTGTTTAAATTCACATTCACTcgtcttgttttgtctgtaatgtgttggtgtgaacatgaaaacatcttttttcccccttggTCCAAAAGAAATGAAACGACCTGTGTGAAAGCACCAACAGAATCACACATTCTGCTGCATTTTACATGGGAGTAGTCAGTTATGTCTGGTAGAGAGAGACGTTTATGGCattgtttatatgtttttagTTGAGTTTTAGTTGTATACAATATAACTATGGTTATAGTATACACAAAACCTGCAAACACCAGCATAACTGTATGTAGAGAatgtagaataaaaaatgagagaggtcacagtgaagaTCTACTGAAGAAACCAAACAGTCATTACCTGCATCTTCCTTTGCTTGATGTAGGCAGGCTCAGCATAGCCACAAAAGAAACGTTTGTAGTGTGCCCCCATCAGGCCAGGGAGAGAACGCAACAGCAGCTAGAAGACGACAAAATcacatttctcaaaatgtaTCCACACCCATCTGACAAGAGTTTTCCACTAACAAAGTAATTAACTAGTGAATAATACTGTTTATATCTCAACATCCAGCCACTcgcaccaaacacacacacacaaaagataaTGCTTTCTCAAACCATGTTATGCATGGTGGATGAtgcgtcttcacttcctcccactataacaaaacaaagccaaaatatcccgggtAGTCTGCAGTGCACAGTGATTGCACAGTATTGTCCAGTGGAGGGGTCCCTCTGAAATACATGCTTGACCAATAgtgagtcggtctcagctgtcaaacatgACGCCTTAAATAGCTAATTAAACCCCAATTTACAGAATAAggagcacttgaacatacatcagtgggataagaactacctaaaatcacATCTTTAGAAAAACTAtttatcttctatctatctggCCCATGTCCCCTCTTCGTTGGACAGCAGACATCCATCTCTCTCTATAAATATCGTTTTTTttatagtgggaggaagtggagacacatcatccatctttatttacagtcattgaTTTCCATAAGTATATAGGTATATGTAAACTTAAGGTATACATATAGCTGAGTGGATCGTTGGTcggtgatgtcatgttttaaaTATCAAGGTTCTACATTGCAATTGTgatgatttgctgcttttctttgttttgtgtaacAGTAAATTTAGCGTCTTTCTGAAGTTATACAAAATTATTCATCAACTTCCATCAAACCAACTTTTGATGGTCGATTAATCAAGATAATATCTGGCAGATTTATTGATGATCAATACACAATGAATAGCATTAAGGCAGCCGTATATACAGTTgcaatcagaaatattcaacccCCCAAAGATTTTAAGGATTTATCAATTAAAGTTTTTTCAAAGAGCAAGATTCTGCTTCGGATGACTTCTTTATGAGTTGAGTGATACATAAAatcaacacagaaaatgcaTGATGTAGTATTTGTGTCTAACAGTATATTTTGTTAAGATAGCCATGTCACAATTATTCAACCCCTATATAATATTGTTCCACaaaagctgagagaggagattaTTTCATCACACCTGAAGGACCTTGGGTATAAGAAGATTTCCCCAACAAATTATATTCCAAGAGACACCATTGGAAGCATTATAAGGAAGTTTAAAACTTATGGAGCAGCTTCAAACCTGCCTGGCCATGGAAGAAAGCCCAACATTTCATCAAGGGCCCTCAGCAACTTAGTCAGAACAACTAAGAAAAACCCCTGTGTGACTGCAAGACACCTACAGGATGACCTGATGAAGGCTGGTACAAGTGCTTCAGTGGCAACTATAAGACGTGCACTGAATAAACAAGGACTTCATGGCCGGACTCCAAGACGCACTCAGCTCTTGACCACAAGGAACATCAAAAGTCGACTAGAATATGCCAGGAGGAATTTGGATAAGACGACTGAGTTTTGGGTGACAGTTCTATGGACTGATGAAACCAAACTGGAACGGTTTGGACATATGGACCAGCGGTATGTCTGGCGTGCGAAAGGCCAGGCTTATGACCAGAAGAATACCATCCCCACGGTCAAGCATGGAGGTGGGTCATTGATGATGTTgggctgtttttctgcagcaggaaCTGGCAATCTTGATCGTGTACCTGGCATCATGGATTCCCAGAAATACCAGGCCATTTTAAAGAGGAATGTGATGCCTTCTGTTGACAAATTAAACCTTGGTGATCATTGGACTTTCCAGCAAGACAATGATCCCAAGCACACCTCCAAGTCAACCAAAGCTTGGTTGAGAAAAAGATCCTGGAACGTCCTGGAGTGGCCTTCTCAGTCACCAGATTTAAATCTGATTGAAAATCTTTGGTGGGATTTAAAAAAGGCAGTTGCAGCACGGAAGCCATCAAACATCACTGAGCTAGAGGCTCTTGCACGTGAAGAATGGACAAAGATTCCGATCGAGAGGTGTAAGAAGCTTGTCAGCACTTACCGAAAACGTTTGTTAGAAGTTATAAAAGCTAAAGGATGCGCCACAAAGTACTGAAGCTGGGGGTTGAATAatactgcacatgcacatgtgttAAAAgagttacatttttcatttgaacttcAAAGTTAAGTCAACTTCTGTTgtcaaaataactcaaatatgtATCAATAAATATCTTTTGTTGTTTAATGaggttttttgtcatttattgtcattatcGTTCATCCACATCACTATAATGTCTTTTGAGGTGAGGgggttgaatatttctgattgcAACTGTCGCtgcatacatacagtatatatgtgtatatataatatatatctgGCCAAACATTGGGTGAATTATTATGTTCCTCCAATATTAATTATTTGTGTGAGAGCCAGAGACAGAGCGGTACattcattatcatttatttatataatacattattttgatattttatttacctattcatttgtttttgttcatgtaatttctcttctttttggTTCATACCATGTTTTCCATTATGTATAAAATGTGTCAGTAGAATTGTACAGTATTGAATGCTGCTTTAATATCATGTGTGGATCCTGTTGAACCCTCTTCCTCCAAACTTGAATCATTCACCCTCACCTGTATGTGGCAGATGGCAGTGAACCTCATCTCTCTGGAAACGCTCCCACAGGTGGTCAGCAGGGGTCCTCGTACTCGCTCCAGGGCCGCCTGACTGACAGCCGGTAGGGCTGAGCAGAGGCTCAGGAAGAGGCTCAGGGTGGCAGCCATGACTGGAGGGTAGGGGCTGACGAGGGATGCGTCCAGCAGGGACAGGATGTCGAAGAGCTCGTCGTCTGACTGAGGCCGGTAGCGCTGGAGGACTCTCAGCACCTCGCACTGACCCCAAATGTCACACTCCTTCAGCCTGggagaagagacacacacagtcggATCACTTTGTCAATGGGAAGATTATGAAGTAAGTATAAGTCTGGGTGAGCTACGGGAGTGACAGCTCCCAGCAAAGAAATAGTCCAGCATATAACCAGAACATAAtagtctccctcctctttctctaaCCTGTCTCTAACTTGGAAGGGCCAGGTTCAGGGCCATGGTTGAAGGCCAGATCAAACCCCCCTGGTCCTCCAATGTGCATGTCGAGGTGTCTATGAGCAAGACACTggaccccccctccccccccctttgCCTCTGACAGCTgggccagcagtgtgtgagtgatgtgcgATAGAAAAATATGTGCTGCatatagaagtgctgtatgaatgggtgactagcactttgtgtgtttcataaACACTCTGGCCAATGCCAAACGAGCTGCACGgagctgggctgtgagcacaggtcccactcgggccctcatgccaccctcatggagtctatttctgacagtttggtcagaaacatgcacaccagtagcctgctggaggtcattttgtagggctctggcagtgctcctcctgttcctcctcgcacaaaggagcagatacaggtcctgctgctgggttgatgcccttctaaggccctgtccagctctcgTTGTGTAACTTCAAACCTTCTTGCGACCGCACGTATGGATGTGCCATTCTGGAGGAGCTtgactacctgtgcaacctgagtgggctgcaggtaccgcctcatgctaccatAGTGAACCTAGCAGtaaggacactagcagaacacaaaactagagaggagtcagtcaggaaggataatTAGAGATTAATTGTCTGTGTCAaccacatgcaaaaccattccCTTTATGGGAGCTCTCTTGCTTTTACCTCTCCATTGCAcatgttgtcactttcatttgcaccacAGCAGGTTGTCACACTTAAATTTCCCCTTGATTGTTTTAAGCAGTTTATCGCTTGGGATCATTACATTTACCACAACTGCCCTCTTCTGCTGTTTGTCGACCACAACAGTGTCCAGTTGGTTAGCCATCACCTACCTATTCGTCTGGATCTGGAAGTCCCACAGGATCATAGTTTGGTCATTCTCAACCATATTTGGAGGGGTCTTGCATTTTGACTCCCAGTTTACTCATGTTTCTGTACACTATTCTAGCCACTTGGTCGTTCTGTTCCATGTATCTGTTCCAcctaccttctttttttttattttgatagttATTGTTATGACAACAGGTTTCTGTGACATTCTGATTATTGGCCAACCTGTTCAGGAGGTGATGTGTGATAGGTTTGTTGATAGCgactcccccctcctccttcaggATCTCCTCCAGGGCTCGGAGGCAATTCACCATCACCACCGGGTCTGGGTCCCTCAGCAGACTGTACAGCTCGTTCACCACCGCAGCATCTGGAAGAACCAATAATAAGAGGTTTGTTTCTACATATGCAAAAGAGTGTGACAAACATAATCAGGCATGGACACATCAACAGTAATTGAAGGTAGAGGTGGGTTGAAGATGATTTCATTCATCACATAATCTGGACAGGATTAGAAAACACAATTGCTATCATCAGCcccttcctttttcttttgcattgtTTAATAACAGATGCATATGGTAATCGATAGTCTGTTTGTTTCAATTATTAGAGTCATTTTAAAGATAATACAATTTGCTATAtccacactttttaaaataattgaaacagtttttcactgtATCCTGAAGTTCCAGAACAATCATCCATCCCTTCATCAGATTGATTTGTCTGATGTCCAACTAACAGGCAACATATGGACATTATGGTGCTGCATGAATGAGGAGGAGATATTTCAGAAGatcagagggaggaaaaggataacacaaaaaagaTGCagcacatatactgtatatatttttttgttccaCACATTCTTCCTCTTATCAAAATCTGCCatctacattacccacaatgcagtgTTCAGTTTATTTCTATTCACACACCCCGAGATTTCTTTACTTTTCCAACTTGTAGTCTTCAGACCCAACCAACTCTGACTCAAGTGACATCACTCAAGGaggtcagagcagcagaggtgtGTGAGGAGTAAAAGAGCTGCACCTGTATCCACTCTCTTAATAAtagtaacatttatttatatttatataactatCAATATATACTAAATCaaaacacactaaacaaaccaaactaaccAAAACCCTGCTGGctgagggcagagagagaaagagagagaactgaTGTGTCCAGCAATCAGAGTGTTTAATCAGCCTGATTAACCTTTAGTGTGTGCACCAGACCTAAGAGAGAACACTTCTCAGTTTTTACCCATACAAGTTGGATGATTAGATACAATGAGCAACAGAGAATTAGAGAGAAATTAAGTAAAATATTCATGAAAAAGGACCACAGGATTAATTCTGTAGGATATAGTGTAATTTTATAGTAGTTTGGCTTTAAACTACACCTATAGTCTTCGCCCAAACCCAGCTGCTGGGTCCTGAAGAAATCCTCTTATTGGCATTAGATCTCATTGCATAAGAGGTTTCAGGTCATTCTCATCTCTTTGTGTGCAAAACTATCCACCACCATATTAAAATGTAGGGTTCTGACCCGCTCAGTAGACACTCAGAGCTCACTCTGGGCACATTGAACATTTTCACTCATTACTTTTACAACCTGTGCagataaaagcacaaaaaccACACTTCATATTCATTTCCTCACCAGCACTCAGTCATTCTGGTTTGTATTCTAACCCCACCACATACATGCATCTCACAATGACGTTGCTTTAAAAGCTGTCTTTAAAAAGATTTGTTCATGTGTCGTCTAATAACCCTGATAAAGGCAACAGGTTGAACTGTGTCTGTTTCACAAAATGTCTCAATACTAAAACCTGCTGGAACCCCAAATCTGTGGCTGAATGTcggtgacagacagacacagtaaaGCCGTCATCCACCCTACCTATCTCAGAGTTGGTTTGAAGATTGTGTAGCTTGGCCCAGCCAAGTACAGCCACCCGCCGCACACAAGCTGCTCTGTCCCTCAGTCCTGCTGTCAGTGGCTGCTCCACGTACTCCACCAGACTGGGTAACCTGgaaggcacagacacacaatcagaAGGCCAACAGGCTGATGTAATGAGATGTACTAATGTTGTGTAACACCTCACCTGAGATTGGTCATATTCCTCAGGGCCAGGCTGCGGACCATGGGGTTGGGATCCTGACAATCTTTCCTCAGTGTGTTGATGACCAGCAGAGACAGCTCTGGGTTTAAAGTGGCATAGGAACACAGGAAGACATAGACCAGTTTCTTCTGGACTATGTCTACTGTGGCACATGCTTTGACCATTTCGCTGAACAGGCCGGATACATCCACACCCTGCGACATTGCcctgagacagagaaagggaggtGGGAATAAAATgagtaacgtgtgtgtgtgtgtgcaccagagaataaagaaaatgtgacaCTGAtacaaaagattttaaaaaacatgtacaCGACAGAAAAAAGACAATGTGCTTTGTTAGTTTTCCACTTCATAACTATGAAGAAGCCCACAGGCCTTGAATTAAACAGTGTAAGCACCAGGAAAAAGACAACCAGACTCCACTGTTAACCCTTAAGGTAATTATGGTGTGGACGTCAAGATACCTCAAGATATGAAGTTACCAAATCCAAGGTactctttttatatttaggGGACTATTTTCTGAAAGAGAAGATGACTGGCCTCTGCATATATATGAAAGGTTCatttgaaatagaaataaaatgtcttttaaaatggGAATGcagaatttgaagaaaaaaaatcatttgaaaatcTGTAGACATCATAAGAGTGGAATGTATGTTCAGTTTACCTCATAAAATGGCTATTGAACGAAATATAAACTAGAAGGACTGCCcttccctaaaggcagacttgagatatcatgtctCATTCAGTATCATTTTCACTGTGCCCTCAGACCTTTTAACTACTCAAATTCTGACAGGTTATCAGTGAGtgcagagtttctccagccagctCCATGGTAAAAACTTGAAATGACCCAATAAGCCcttgtgagaaaacagcaggagattctcctcAGGATTCACCCTGAGCAAGTGGTGTGTTAATGATGTTTCTTACACAGACAAAATATCGTATAAAAAGCGGAGCCATGCAAGTTGAAGAtgctgacgaagatgtcaagagagcttttacATGATAAGGGCCGTTGCCGGTGTCcatttgctgtaaacaaaaacatgtgatctctgcagtggaatgAATACGTTATgttctgcctctgcctgctgcaccacctctcacctgaacacttctgagcagagaatctcctgctgcattgttcatgtgtgaaaggcaaactccggtTCGAATtctgcagacattctccagatttcatgtctgaaaacggtttgcaaaaggattctcttgagaATGTTCAATGTTTGGCCAACTTCAGGTGCAGTGATATTTTTTGGGAGAGCAGCTGCTTCCACTGTCCATAATTTATAACCTCAAGAATGGAGATTTTGATCAGCCCCAGTGTTTTAGCCTTTAGCTGATACTCTGggcagttttttttacctcactGATCCGAGTGCCCACTTCTAGGGAGTGTAGTTGAAGAAATAAATCCACCTATAGACAGTTAATCTGTTTTTCTCCATGTGGACATGAATATATCTCTCTTTGAGATGAATGTGTAACTCTTTCCAGCTTTATGCATGTCAACTCACCCcccttgtctctctcttctctcccctcttttcaaCCAACCTCTCCTCTCGACCCCATTTTTCTCAAACCtcaaccttactatgtaaagtgtcttGAGATCTTTTGTTGATGTCATTAGCCGAGGGGTTCACATGCATTATACAACCTACACTGTGAAGTTTTGAATAGTGTGTTTAGTGTGGGCAAGAATGATACaattatttgtgtgttgttattttaaacagattgagtttttttattattgtaattcaGATGAAGATTTCACCATATTTTAAGACAGATTTAGACACATATGTCCGTCAGCTACCTGATGACTTTGAGGATGGTGTTCCTGTATCGCAGCTGGTCAGACTGAACGTTGGGGTTGGAAAGAGCTCTCCTCAGCTCCCTCACTGTGTCCTCACTGCCCAAATAAGGCATGGTGGCCACAGACAGCCCGCacactaataaagaaaacacacaatgctGGAAATTAGATCACacacaacattaaacattagTTCACTTAACAAAAAACAACTAGAGAGCCTGCTGACGTTTGATTGACATGAAGACAATAAACATTTAACAGGTTcatacaaaataattacaaagcAGAGGAGTATAAGTCTGACTTTTATCAAAGTTATAACCAAccttgaccttctatgtaaagtgccttgaaataatgtatattatgatttggcactatacaattaaaattgaattgagaGTAATTCAGGCTTTTATCACAGGTATTACACACCTAAAGAGAATAAGTCAGGCTTTTATCAAATTTAttacaaacatgaaaacagtaaGTGAGGCTCTTATCAGAGACCAGAAGAGAATAAACCAAACTATCTAAAGTCAGGTTTTTAtccttaatattaattataatttttgtggtattacatgttaaaaaatattcGATTTAGTATAGTGAATACTACAGACCAGAGTCAGGCTTTATCGGAATTATTAATGATATAATGAGAGTAAGTCAGGCTCACACACCAGAGGAGAATAAGCCAGGCTTTTGTCGTGCAAATCAGAGTCAAGGTTATCGTTTCAACGTAATAAACCTAAAAGGCACTTGCTGCATATCACTATTGTTAACTCAATCCTGTGTTACTTCTACGAACATTACCGTTCAATACATCAGACACGGGACCTGCTGGGTTGACTGGTTTGTTTACACAGCGCGCTCACTTCCGGATTTCGTCTTCTTCTGCATCATGCCTCTGTATGTTGTCGCATACTGCCCTCGGCTGGTTGGAATGGGAATAACACTCCATCATTCACCAACACAACAGTCGCGTATCCCTTAGGACTTAAACCATACCAGACACTTTCAAATTAAACCATCTAATCTAGTTTATATGTTTTTCAGACATCTCTGAAGAATTCCAAGCTTCTTCCACTGTACACTGACCAGACtagatgtattttattttcagaaatcCATAATCCTAATTCACGTCTCTCCACCATCCATTCTATTTCtaacagaaaataactttttgc
The sequence above is drawn from the Hippoglossus hippoglossus isolate fHipHip1 chromosome 7, fHipHip1.pri, whole genome shotgun sequence genome and encodes:
- the ap4b1 gene encoding AP-4 complex subunit beta-1 isoform X2, translated to MPYLGSEDTVRELRRALSNPNVQSDQLRYRNTILKVIRAMSQGVDVSGLFSEMVKACATVDIVQKKLVYVFLCSYATLNPELSLLVINTLRKDCQDPNPMVRSLALRNMTNLRLPSLVEYVEQPLTAGLRDRAACVRRVAVLGWAKLHNLQTNSEIDAAVVNELYSLLRDPDPVVMVNCLRALEEILKEEGGVAINKPITHHLLNRLKECDIWGQCEVLRVLQRYRPQSDDELFDILSLLDASLVSPYPPVMAATLSLFLSLCSALPAVSQAALERVRGPLLTTCGSVSREMRFTAICHIQLLLRSLPGLMGAHYKRFFCGYAEPAYIKQRKMQVLVELVNDENIVMLLDELRGYCTDVNTDTAQAAISAIGRIGRSYSDRCLEILIELLGLKQEHITSAVVQTMRDLVWVCPQCSDTVCLAVEGCEETLQDSQGRQALLWLLGVYGERISSAPYTLEVFIDGVRSEASLGVKMELLVATMRMFLCRPAETQDMLGRLLHYCIEEETDMCVRDQALLYYRLLHCGIEETRKVLQGRRSDPSLGVLIGRPAEPISQWACNFNTLEPLRQGAVETDLASRGSPEHVTFDLKPNTNLSDTLNCSHGEEVHAGSDSAIERVDSSADVLSSSLAVPLSLSLSPILSPEEFEGLWLQQQVLHAEQGNQMERG